A single region of the Podospora pseudopauciseta strain CBS 411.78 chromosome 1, whole genome shotgun sequence genome encodes:
- a CDS encoding hypothetical protein (COG:L; BUSCO:EOG092617S2; EggNog:ENOG503NXAX), producing MAIDIPTFASTQISLLAAELQAEVDETSMLVSLHSPTALQRAGVALTNLAVLSQRTGLGGKTVVEVGPDGAFSCSGDLPEHGIRSGDIVLLAEQPAASGKKREVKELERKGVKGVVTRVGRQGLGVAVEEDGEGEGEVVGGDRRVWIVKLADEVTWKRMNGTMEKMAKMAEGEYSYFMRVLFGLTTPSPVPEDLSKDEEVGEGKIKWFDTSLNESQKDAIRFALKSQEIALIHGPPGTGKTHTLIELILQLLALNPNSRILVCGPSNISVDNIVERLSPHKIPLIRLGHPARLLPSVLNHSLDVLTRTSEAGAIVKDVRAEMDAKQASIRKTRSGKERKAIYADLKELRKEYRQREKKCVSDLVAKSKVVLATLHGSGGYQLRDEKFDVVIIDEASQALEAQCWVALLSAKKAICAGDHLQLPPTIKSLNSSSSSSSFSSSSKTSSKTSSTSGEKKTAKTKKDTAASSTPPTIPKGATLETTLFDRLLSLHGPKIKRMLTTQYRMHESIMRFPSDELYEGKLIAAEGVKARLLNQLPDVRDVDETREPLVFIDTQGGDFPEKTEDEEEEEKKKKGVTKRSLYGDSKRNEGEAMLVREHVRCLVEDGGVRAEDVAVVSPYNAQLALLAPLKEQYPGIELGSVDGFQGREKEAVIVTLVRSNSDGEVGFLAEKRRLNVAMTRPKRSLTVIGDSETVKKGSKFLKKWMEFLEENADLRYPDLASLTAAAAKA from the exons ATGGCAATCGATATTCCCACCTTTGCCTCGACGCAGATCTCGCTTCTGGCGGCGGAGCTCCAAGCTGAAGTGGACGAGACGTCGATGCTAGTGTCACTTCATAGCCCGACTGCTCTCCAGCGCGCGGGGGTTGCGCTGACGAACCTGGCGGTTTTGTCGCAGAGgacggggttgggggggaagacTGTTGTTGAGGTGGGGCCGGATGGTGCGTTTAGTTGTTCGGGTGATTTGCCCGAGCATGGGATTCGAAGTGGGGATATTGTCTTGCTGGCTGAGCAACCGGCCGCCagtgggaagaagagggaggtgaaggagttGGAACGGAAGGGGGTTAAGGGGGTTGTGACGAGGGTGGGGAGGCagggtttgggggttgctgttgaggaggatggggagggggagggggaggtggtggggggggatAGGAGGGTTTGGATTGTCAAGTTGGCTGATGAGGTGAcgtggaagaggatgaatgggacgatggagaagatggccaagatggcggagggggagtacTCTTATTTTATGAGGGTTCTCTTTGGCCTGACCACACCCTCGCCTGTTCCAGAGGATTTGAGCAAGGATGaagaggtgggagaaggaAAGATAAAGTGGTTTGATACCAGTTTGAACGAGTCGCAGAAGGATGCTATTAGGTTTGCGTTGAAGAGTCAGGAGATTGCTCTTATTCATGGCCCGCCAGGG ACAGGGAAAACCCACACCCTAATCGAACTaatcctccaactcctcgccctcaaccccaactcccgcATCCTCGTCTGCGGCCCCTCCAATATCTCGGTAGACAACATCGTTGAGCGCCTCTCCCCGCACAAAATCCCCTTGATCCGCCTCGGCCACCCCGCCCGTTTGCTGCCCTCCGTCCTGAACCACTCTCTCGACGTCTTGACTCGCACCAGCGAGGCGGGGGCCATCGTCAAGGACGTCAGGGCCGAAATGGACGCCAAGCAAGCGTCTATTCGAAAAACCCGCTccgggaaggagaggaaggccATCTACGCTGATTTGAAGGAGTTGCGCAAGGAGTATAGACAGCGAGAGAAAAAGTGCGTGAGTGATCTCGTTGCCAAAAGCAAAGTCGTGCTCGCAACGCTTCATGGCTCAGGGGGGTACCAGTTACGAGACGAAAAGTTTGACGTGGTGATTATTGACGAGGCGTCGCAGGCGTTGGAGGCGCAGTGTTGGGTTGCGTTGCTGTCGGCTAAGAAGGCAATCTGTGCTGGTGATCATTTGCAGTTGCCGCCGACTATCAAAAGCTTGaactcttcttcttcttcttcttctttttcttcttcttcaaagaCTTCTTCAAAGACTTCTTCTACCtctggggagaagaagactgcAAAGACCAAGAAAGACACCGCCGCGAGCAGTACCCCCCCAACTATCCCGAAAGGTGCCACGTTGGAAACGACATTGTTCGACAggctcctctccctccacggGCCCAAGATCAAAAGGATGCTCACCACCCAGTACCGGATGCACGAATCTATCATGCGGTTCCCTTCTGATGAGCTATATGAAGGGAAGCTGATTGCTGCGGAGGGGGTCAAGGCTAGGTTGTTGAACCAGCTGCCTGATGTGAGGGATGTTGATGAGACGAGGGAGCCGTTGGTCTTCATTGATACCCAGGGCGGGGATTTTCCGGAGAAgaccgaggatgaggaggaggaggagaagaagaagaagggagtGACGAAGAGGAGTTTGTATGGGGATAGTAAGAGGAATGAGGGGGAGGcgatgttggtgagggagcaCGTGAGATGTTTGGTGGAGGACGGGGGGGTGAGGGCCGAGGATGTGGCGGTTGTTAGTCCGTATAATGCGCAG CTCGCCCTCCTGGCCCCCCTCAAAGAGCAATACCCCGGCATAGAACTCGGCTCAGTCGACGGGTTCCAAGGCCGGGAAAAAGAAGCAGTGATCGTCACGCTTGTGCGAAGCAACTCGGACGGAGAGGTCGGTTTCCTTGCCGAGAAGAGAAGACTCAACG TGGCCATGACACGGCCAAAGAGGTCGTTGACTGTGATTGGGGATTCGGAGACGGTCAAGAA AGGCAGCAAATTCCTCAAAAAGTGGATGGAGTTCTTGGAAGAGAATGCAGACTTGCGCTATCCGGACCTTGCTTCTCtcacggctgctgctgcgaagGCATGA
- a CDS encoding hypothetical protein (EggNog:ENOG503P3MZ) → MPSIFGRSGSGTPAGARAKTGKSIRGAIISAPIPIPSTVDDDEFPMRKPGSAKASTVTDEEFPIRRPGTGIATPLPLANEHSPSLDGKHERDHEKGSGDERDLPDEVVPVSSMLGGAVDKETGEIIPEAPSDPPPGPPSRLSTPAGAPPAPRTASTTPPNRTSPRGPSPQGISPSRVSPPRASPPARRATQPAISTQLRYSTISDAPSKNTTQSTVPQRKKSTLRSALGKLFGRGKKKQNVQDTSPTPIPEVEPVSSIQHRSDPTALGRPNHPPAKRSASLPISEFDRPLRSHSIGPDDIMAIESARNSMQLAGEGGLSVANPNNRRRAATTTSRMMFQQRLRNPEWGAGLSPRPASAQGRGGSSKEENHAVTHDPDEIGRAITSDSGHGLRRRSRSLSGLQDFANARPVTARRRSDEMRFWRQSYDPTGLMSPLSSNAPDIDDTGVVDVSAPDSPAVEVPPKTPPQPFNFGLLSKDMLGMKITHAANLDTRVGNLESRTRKLERVVTQLCHAVPGFRGPLGDTTPTLATSQNEPFPVQKKVSVQQPQFGFSTSTPPPTIPAIYNPIPPTPVQPSSSSRKSLETEDRDTHSLLSFGEAPTFIGSLHPPSSSATQAAQSLTVAAPPPPPPPPLAPTPIPSRPTEETITQLKAELASERAARRDLESQVRKLSERLNTLSSTVFAMVRSPSESRSQERLIAPAASSSSLSTGSPLLLPNSLKGTPTTRAKSHVPAVTQQGQEQLSVFDDDDDEEEEEEEEEEEEEKDFQTPMEVVKYGAFGEELKDHGVVGEEGGDGEGEWGGNLDGDGGGEENKRRKAARTLSLSQLTLGRGGGRGQV, encoded by the exons ATGCCGAGCATATTCGGAAGGTCTGGCTCCGGCACTCCGGCCGGGGCCCGTGCCAAGACCGGGAAGTCGATCCGGGGTGCCATCATCTCGGCCCCGATCCCGATACCCAGCACtgtcgatgatgacgagTTCCCCATGCGCAAACCCGGATCTGCAAAGGCATCGACAGTCACCGACGAAGAGTTTCCGATTAGGAGACCGGGAACAGGAATTGCCACGCCTTTACCCCTGGCTAATGAGCATTCGCCATCATTGGACGGGAAGCACGAGCGCGACCATGAAAAGGGAAGCGGAGACGAGAGGGATCTTCCAGACGAGGTGGTTCCCGTATCCTCCATGTTGGGCGGCGCTGTCGACAAAGAGACTGGCGAGATCATTCCCGAAGCGCCGTCAGATCCACCACCTGGGCCTCCGTCTCGCTTGAGTACTCCGGCCGGGGCGCCGCCGGCACCACGAACTGCGTCCACAACGCCACCAAATCGCACCTCACCGCGAGGACCTTCGCCGCAAGGGATTTCGCCATCTAGAGTGTCACCGCCGAgggcatcaccaccggcaaGAAGAGCAACACAGCCAGCAATCAGCACGCAGCTCAGGTACTCGACCATCAGTGATGCGCCTAGCAAAAACACCACTCAAAGCACTGTGCCGCAGCGGAAGAAATCCACGCTGCGGTCGGCTTTGGGAAAGCTATTCGGCCgtggcaagaagaagcaaaatGTTCAGGACACCAGCCCTACGCCGATCCCGGAAGTTGAGCCTGTCAGCTCGATACAGCATAGAAGT GATCCAACTGCACTCGGCAGGCCAAATCACCCACCAGCAAAGCGCTCAGCTTCACTTCCCATCAGCGAGTTCGACCGGCCCCTGAGGTCACATTCTATCGGCCCTGACGACATCATGGCCATTGAGAGTGCACGAAACTCGATGCAGTTggcaggagagggtggtTTATCTGTTGCAAACCCGAATAATCGTCGCAGAGCTGCAACGACGACCAGCCGGATGATGTTCCAGCAGCGTTTGCGCAACCCAGAATGGGGAGCCGGTCTATCACCACGACCTGCGAGTGCTCAAGGACGGGGTGGAAGTAGCAAGGAGGAAAACCACGCCGTTACGCACGATCCGGATGAAATCGGGCGTGCCATCACCAGTGATAGCGGCCACGGTCTGCGGCGGCGGTCTAGGAGCTTGTCTGGTCTTCAGGACTTTGCCAATGCCCGACCTGTGACGGCCCGGAGACGAAGTGATGAGATGCGTTTCTGGCGGCAGTCATACGACCCAACCGGTCTCATGTCACCATTATCATCCAATGCCCCTGACATTGACGACACAGGCGTGGTGGATGTCAGCGCCCCAGACAGCCCAGCAGTCGAAGTGCCACCAAAAACACCGCCGCAGCCCTTCAATTTTGGTCTGCTGTCCAAAGACATGCTCGGCATGAAGATAACCCATGCTGCCAACTTGGACACCCGAGTCGGAAACCTCGAGTCCCGAACTCGCAAGCTGGAGAGGGTAGTCACCCAGCTCTGTCACGCCGTCCCCGGATTCAGAGGTCCCCTAGGCGATACCACTCCCACTCTTGCAACGTCACAAAACGAACCCTTCCCAGTCCAAAAGAAGGTCTCGGTCCAGCAACCCCAATTCGGCTTTTCCACCTCGACACCCCCACCAACGATACCAGCCATTTACAATCCCATTCCCCCAACGCCCGTccaaccaagcagcagctcCCGCAAGTCACTAGAAACCGAAGACAGGGACACTCACTCCCTTTTATCTTTTGGCGAAGCACCCACCTTTATCGGCTCCCTCCACCCGCCGTCCTCGTCGGCAACCCAAGCCGCCCAGTCTTTGACCGTCGccgccccaccaccaccaccaccaccaccactagcaccaacccccatcccttcCCGACCAACAGAAGAAACCATTACGCAACTCAAAGCCGAACTAGCATCTGAACGCGCCGCCCGTCGAGACCTCGAGTCTCAAGTGAGGAAACTTTCCGAACGGCTGAATACCCTGTCTTCGACTGTCTTCGCCATGGTGCGCAGCCCGTCCGAGTCACGGTCTCAGGAGCGGCTGATTGCGCCGGCTGCGTCGAGTAGTAGTTTGAGTACTGGGTCTCCGTTGCTGTTGCCGAATAGTCTGAAGGGGACGCCGACGACAAGGGCAAAGTCGCACGTTCCTGCTGTTACGCAGCAGGGGCAGGAGCAGTTGAGTgtttttgatgatgatgatgatgaggaggaggaggaggaggaggaggaggaggaggaggaaaaggactTTCAGACTCCGATGGAGGTGGTCAAGTACGGGGCttttggggaggagttgaaggatcatggggttgttggggaagaagggggagatggggagggggagtggggagggaatttggatggggatgggggtggggaggagaataagaggaggaaggcggcgaggacgTTGAGTTTGAGTCAGTTGactttggggaggggaggggggagggggcaggTTTGA
- the taf2 gene encoding Transcription initiation factor TFIID subunit 2 (MEROPS:MER0026493; EggNog:ENOG503NWBS; BUSCO:EOG09260289; COG:K), which translates to MSLTVEKGAAGDLTLGGDDLPPPPVAALQFVVLKQHVAIEVDLQNKSVHGVSTMVIFPIEPDLEEIQLDARQCDIDIDNITVNGFKTKASYSDPYDLMQVPREYQIGAPQHHIMSRRMQPLRPLKRPEVPNSDRTALPCCVPADGSLKVSLKREYLSEPPAKARQMPELARAKNEAAASGMEQSEAHSYKIAIPFRSKNIRDGLHFVGIDEGDKRYPHVYTRHSLEPGAVSCIFPCVDDPGSRHPWELSIKCPRTLGDVFEQSAALPQPSTSLISNGNRKRKQGEDPAPPPPASRLLEEDKMLEMTVVCSGNLTGERIDPLDDKKKIMTFESSIAAAQHIAFAIGPFEHIQLWSEFRTEEADEKLGANAAKIHGYCLPGRAEEVLHTCQPIVAAADYFAPEFGRYPFDSYKVVFVEDMVQDTVSGTSISLCSTRLLYPEDIIEVETEVTRKLVHALASQYFGVYIVPNRRSDYWLIIGIQWFMTDLFMKTICGNNWYRFHMKTLSDKLVEQDVSRPSLHDLGEHLHIGDFEQEFMALKAPLVLFILDQRMSKMTGSTGIVRVISKIVSTANIDTRNETTWLSAEPFRTACEKMSTYRPDELWAQWIHSAGCPKLDIKQKFNKKNLNVDITVEQRQSKDTAKEITKEDFYRELVELRHDVWAGSVPKHFTGPFSVRIQEADGTPYEHYMAISDKDKVSTNWQIAYNTKYKRMKRTKKATAAAAANSAADKDLQEDDVVYYNALGDVLQTEKDVQDWGLQDWSQATQAQMDQESYEWIRLDCNFEWLCSMKTDMPPYMIVAQLQQDRDVVAQQDSMLYLRRASRPSGVVSTIETRTAMDRRYYYGIRCMAIEDLPKMADPELNYIGKAHLILIFRHFFCDRMVGKNGAVTFPPMPNDFSDKAQYHVQCAMVSAIAKTRENGRCSKDARNFLLDLLLFNDNSENDYSDHPYVACLLQALTTSLIPKKVDGDRDLLSSLNVHDEADAEFKRFIEKTIEEIDKYRRMDEWTSSYQNIWTTAALECKMRLMKAKVIPVAPLEFIQYLQDDNIDLVRIKAFECLVELGLLSKPAIMKLLLSSVSTDPSPFVRDRLFKVLCKGMAAIALGESKAQQVDQQQAIVEDDGFVIEQGETEIQQRKLDANRNQSIQNALAALKEELKGNEDLQLVVWKAVNSTWISAKEKFNLLDLCFAMFEPEDNLLLTFKYPKVWKATREINAPPLVNGRPDPSRVTKKQCIIRFTTEYRTEPRQKLVLEPPPPPPPEPVIKPPEPKKIKLSTKPSFSGASVSRQPSFSGPSASRPGTPGPLTLPSVPSDSIAVMPRAAVAQVVNTPATPRPSASVVFDSIAVQRVSVLLGNPSTPRNATPPPAPSSAAPKPATNGAKPPAEKRPKPSAKKRKSDEADDLVRPKKIKTENGKPSKIVTLPFTQWDRLPEKTKRQMREVKAAAAANNNNNNNNNNNKPSSSGSGPASSFSSTIVAKRPAILGGVGSSSGGGGGGSGLHKVSSSAHSSSSVRGRTPTVGGRGSTPILLSRGSPAPTSSSRASPAPGMRTGTPGLLTAAPKQRKPLPSGAPQHHAPVAKTSSGNGSGSVETPPVKKKSVIKLKVRATPNQASPPPPAGGQR; encoded by the coding sequence ATGTCTCTCACGGTTGAAAAAGGCGCCGCGGGCGACCTCACACTTGGAGGAGACGATctgccgccaccaccagttGCGGCTCTCCAATTTGTCGTGCTCAAGCAGCACGTTGCGATCGAGGTCGATCTCCAGAACAAGAGCGTCCATGGAGTATCTACGATGGTCATCTTCCCTATCGAGCCGGACCTCGAAGAAATTCAGCTGGATGCTCGTCAGTGCGATATTGATATCGACAATATCACCGTTAATGGCTTCAAAACCAAGGCATCATATTCAGACCCCTACGACCTCATGCAGGTTCCTCGCGAGTACCAAATCGGCgccccacaacaccacatcaTGTCACGGCGAATGCAGCCTCTGCGACCGCTGAAGAGACCCGAGGTCCCAAACAGCGACCGGACTGCTTTGCCATGTTGCGTCCCCGCCGATGGATCCCTCAAGGTGTCGTTGAAACGCGAGTATCTGTCGGAGCCGCCCGCCAAAGCCCGACAAATGCCCGAGCTTGCACGGGCAAAGAACGAGGCAGCCGCTTCGGGAATGGAGCAGTCTGAGGCTCATAGTTATAAGATCGCTATACCTTTCCGTTCGAAAAATATCCGGGATGGCCTGCATTTCGTCGGCATCGACGAGGGAGACAAGAGATATCCGCATGTCTATACCCGACACTCTCTGGAGCCCGGCGCTGTTTCCTGCATCTTCCCATGCGTGGATGACCCGGGGTCGAGACATCCTTGGGAGTTGTCCATCAAGTGCCCGCGAACTTTGGGTGATGTCTTTGAGCAGTCAGCTGCCCTCCCTCAGCCATCAACGAGTCTGATCTCGAATGGCAACAGGAAGAGAAAACAAGGGGAGGATCcggcgccgccaccaccagcttccAGGCTgctcgaggaggacaagaTGCTGGAGATGACCGTAGTCTGCTCTGGCAATCTTACGGGCGAACGGATTGATCCTCTggatgacaagaagaagattatGACCTTCGAGTCCTCGATAGCGGCCGCCCAGCACATCGCCTTTGCCATCGGGCCGTTTGAGCACATCCAGCTTTGGTCCGAGTTCAGAACGGAAGAGGCAGACGAGAAGCTTGGAGCCAACGCGGCCAAGATTCACGGATACTGTCTCCCAGGCCGTGCTGAAGAGGTTCTTCATACCTGCCAGCCTATCGTGGCTGCGGCTGACTACTTTGCGCCCGAGTTTGGACGCTATCCATTCGATAGTTACAAGGTCGTCTTTGTGGAGGACATGGTTCAAGACACGGTCTCAGGAACCTCAATATCGCTCTGCAGCACACGACTTCTCTATCCCGAGGACATCATTGAGGTGGAGACTGAAGTTACTCGGAAGCTGGTCCATGCTCTGGCTAGCCAGTACTTTGGAGTTTACATCGTCCCAAACCGGCGTTCGGACTACTGGTTGATTATCGGCATCCAATGGTTCATGACGGACCTTTTCATGAAAACGATATGCGGTAATAACTGGTATCGGTTTCACATGAAGACGCTGTCCGACAAGTTGGTGGAGCAAGATGTTAGTCGCCCTTCGCTCCACGATCTTGGCGAGCACCTTCACATTGGCGACTTTGAACAAGAGTTCATGGCCCTCAAAGCTCCGTTGgttctcttcatcctcgatCAACGGATGTCCAAGATGACAGGATCGACAGGCATCGTCCGTGTGATCTCCAAGATCGTTTCCACGGCGAACATTGACACCAGGAATGAGACTACATGGTTGTCTGCCGAGCCGTTCCGGACAGCTTGTGAAAAGATGAGCACGTACCGGCCTGACGAGCTCTGGGCCCAGTGGATCCACAGCGCCGGCTGTCCCAAGCTCGATATCAAGCAGAAGTTCAACAAGAAGAACCTGAATGTTGATATCACCGTTGAACAGAGGCAGAGCAAAGATACCGCCAAGGAGATCACCAAAGAAGATTTCTACCGCGAGCTGGTGGAGTTGAGGCATGATGTGTGGGCTGGATCGGTTCCCAAGCATTTCACTGGACCGTTTTCCGTGCGAATTCAAGAGGCCGATGGTACTCCATATGAGCACTATATGGCCATCTCTGATAAGGACAAGGTCTCCACCAACTGGCAGATCGCCTACAACACCAAGTACAAACGGATGAAGCGTACCAAGAAAGCCACTGCGGCAGCTGCGGCCAACTCAGCTGCTGACAAGGACCTCCAGGAGGACGACGTTGTTTATTACAATGCTCTGGGCGACGTCCTCCAGACGGAAAAGGATGTGCAAGACTGGGGCCTTCAGGACTGGTCGCAAGCTACACAGGCTCAGATGGATCAGGAATCCTATGAGTGGATCAGACTGGACTGCAACTTTGAGTGGCTCTGTTCCATGAAGACGGACATGCCTCCGTACATGATTGTTGCTCAGCTGCAGCAGGACAGGGATGTGGTCGCCCAGCAGGATTCAATGCTCTACCTCCGCAGAGCTTCGAGGCCCAGCGGTGTTGTCTCTACGATTGAGACTCGGACGGCTATGGACCGTCGGTATTACTACGGGATACGCTGCATGGCCATCGAGGATCTTCCAAAGATGGCTGATCCGGAGCTGAACTACATCGGCAAGGCTCACTTGATCTTGATCTTCCGGCACTTCTTTTGCGACCGCATGGTCGGGAAGAACGGGGCGGTTACCTTCCCGCCTATGCCGAATGATTTCAGCGACAAGGCGCAGTATCACGTCCAGTGTGCTATGGTCTCGGCCATTGCGAAGACGAGGGAGAACGGCCGGTGCTCAAAGGACGCGCGGAACTTTTTGCTCGACTTGCTCCTCTTCAACGACAATTCTGAGAACGACTACTCGGATCATCCCTATGTGGCGTGTCTACTACAAGCCCTGACTACGTCCCTGATCCCTAAGAAGGTCGATGGTGATCGTGATCTGCTGTCATCGTTGAACGTTCACGATGAAGCGGACGCGGAGTTCAAGCGCTTCATCGAGAAGACGATTGAGGAAATCGACAAGTATCGCCGTATGGACGAGTGGACCTCATCCTATCAGAACATCTGGACGACCGCCGCTCTGGAGTGCAAGATGCGACTCATGAAGGCCAAGGTTATCCCGGTCGCCCCGCTCGAGTTCATTCAGTATCTGCAAGACGACAACATCGACCTCGTCCGCATCAAGGCTTTCGAGTGCCTTGTTGAGCTCGGTCTGCTGTCCAAACCGGCCATAATGAAGCTGTTGCTATCCAGCGTCTCGACAGACCCCTCGCCGTTTGTCCGAGACCGGTTGTTCAAGGTTCTCTGCAAGGGCATGGCCGCCATTGCCCTCGGTGAGAGCAAGGCCCAGCAGGTCGACCAACAACAGGCCATCGTCGAGGACGACGGTTTTGTCATCGAGCAGGGCGAGACCGAAATTCAGCAGAGAAAGCTTGATGCCAACCGCAACCAGAGTATTCAGAATGCCCTCGCCGCTCTCAAAGAGGAACTCAAGGGGAACGAGGACCTGCAGCTGGTTGTCTGGAAGGCTGTCAACTCTACATGGATCAGTGCCAAGGAGAAGTTCAACCTTCTAGATCTTTGCTTTGCCATGTTCGAGCCGGAGGATAACCTCCTTTTGACTTTTAAGTATCCCAAGGTCTGGAAAGCTACGCGCGAGATCAATGCTCCTCCATTGGTTAATGGGCGACCAGATCCCTCTCGGGTCACCAAGAAGCAATGCATCATTCGCTTCACGACCGAATACCGCACCGAGCCTCGACAGAAGCTTGTCCTTGaacccccacctcctccgccacccgAGCCAGTCATCAAACCACCAGAACCCAAGAAGATCAAACTTAGTACGAAGCCTTCTTTCAGCGGTGCCTCTGTCAGTAGACAACCTTCCTTCAGTGGACCTTCCGCTAGTAGACCTGGTACTCCGGGTCCGCTCACCCTACCCAGCGTACCAAGCGACTCTATTGCGGTCATGCCTCGTGCGGCTGTGGCTCAAGTGGTTAATACCCCAGCCACACCACGCCCGTCGGCCTCAGTCGTTTTCGACTCTATCGCGGTCCAGCGTGTTTCTGTTCTCCTCGGCAACCCGTCTACCCCAAGGAatgccacaccaccacctgctcCGTCGTCTGCTGCTCCAAAACCAGCCACAAACGGTGCCAAACCTCCCGCCGAGAAGCGCCCCAAGCCTTCGgccaagaagcgcaagaGTGACGAAGCCGACGACCTTGTCCGACCaaagaagatcaagaccgAGAATGGCAAGCCAAGCAAAATCGTCACGCTTCCGTTCACACAGTGGGATCGACTTCCCGAAAAGACAAAACGGCAAATGCGGGAAGTCAAGGCTGCAGCTGcggccaacaacaacaacaacaacaacaacaacaacaacaaaccatCATCCTCAGGATCCGGACCAGcctcgtccttctcctcaacgATCGTGGCTAAGCGCCCTGCAATCCTTGGTGGagttggcagcagcagtggtggtggtggaggtggtagCGGACTTCATAAGGTGTCGTCTTCTGCCcattcgtcgtcgtctgtgCGTGGTCGTACCCCTACGGTGGGCGGTCGTGGGTCGACGCCGATTTTGCTGAGCAGGGGGAGCCCGGCGCCGACGAGCTCGTCGAGGGCTAGTCCTGCCCCGGGGATGAGGACGGGGACGCCGGGGTTGCTGACTGCTGCGCCGAAGCAGAGGAAGCCTTTGCCTAGTGGGGCGCCGCAGCATCACGCTCCTGTTGCGAAGACGTCGTCGGGGaatgggagtgggagtgttGAGACCCCgccggtgaagaagaagagtgtTATCAAGTTGAAGGTTAGGGCTACGCCTAATCAggcttcccctcctcctccggctgGGGGGCAGAGGTAG